GCAAAGCAATCATTCAGTCAGAGACTGAagcacactgattgatttgcagcctttaattgTGCAAACAGTCTAACGTTTCAACActactgtgtcttcatcagagtcaaaatTAATGACGAgatcattcattttgtttgatttcagaCTTTAAGAGGGAATTTAGGATTATTCGGGATCCAATGATTTAATAGTGGAATGTATGGACATCCACATTTAGCCAAATAGCTGGTTGCACAGGGCTGAAAGAATAATTCTGTGTGAAAGTGCTTGAAACAGTGTGGGGACCCTAAACAGTTGTCCCTAATGGACCCTCGGTTCAGTATGCTGCAGTTTTAACATAGTTGACTGCCTGTGTATGAAGTGACAGGATGAGCTATCGGGCAACGACGTATTTTAGCAAATGGAGGACATTTTCTACTAGAGGGAAATGTGCAGAACAGTGTGCAGTGTTTAATGTAACTTCATTGTGTTTTACTTGAAAGGAAAGAGCAGAGGAAGACTGACTATAAAAGTAAagtagttttattttctcttatgCAAAAGTTGACGTGGacacaataaatacacattCAGATTTGAATTTGTTCATAATGCAACAAACATTCAAGTTCCACCAAGTCtgggaaaaaaagctaaatgtaaacatttttttctcaagtGCCTTTCTGGGCAAGCTAATGTAGAGGCAGATTTTACAGCATTTTCAGAGCATCTACTGCATCACTACACAGGGGTTAGGCCTATGAGCTGAGCCACTCGTGCCCCGTGTGTCTCAGCACAGCCTGGGTCACAATGTGTCACTGTCGCCTCAGAGACTGACGTCTACAGTATTTGGGCTTATGTGTCCTGTATGCAGAACGGCTGGCCTCCGCTTCAGCTCTGGAAAGTCACAGAAAGTCTctttcacacagacaaagaaaagtgtcAGCATATGACGCAGCCTTTCTCTTTGGTCTGGCTGCCTCCTACAGCTTTCTCCTTTATGTACATCAAGTCACTGTGCACGCTGGGTCTCCGCGCAAACGGCGCCACAATCCCATATGCGTTCCCATCTTTGCACTTCTTGTTTCTGAAGGACTTTCTGTGAAGAACCTCGCAATACTGAAGGGAAACTTTGCAGTGTCGATCGGGGCTCATTTCGTTTGGCAGCTTGGCCATGTTAAAGAGAGTCTGAAACATTTGGTCTACGTTGGTGTTCTTCTTTGCTGAGATTTCAAAGTAAGCGCAGTGCTCGTCTCCACCAACCAGCTGCTCGATCTCGTCCTCCTGCACCTCGCGATAAAAGTCCCTGTCACACTTGTTACCGCAGATGACCAGTGGGACGTCCACGTTCTCCTTGGTTTTGTTTCGCAGGCAGGACTTGGTCTCATAAATCTGGCGCTTCAGGCGCTGCACCTCCTGGAAGGAGTCTCTGTTGTCGAGGCTAAATACTAAGATGAACACatcacctggaaaacacaagagAAGACAGGTTcaatgcaaaataataataaaaacattttagcagTAGCCAATGAACTCTGCAAACAACAGCACGCTATGAGCTTGAAGTGGTTTTAAAGCTCAGCTCACCGGTAAGAATTGAAAGCCTCCTCATTGCAGGGAAGGGATGATTTCCAGATGTGTCCAAAATGTCCAGCTGGTAAACGTCTCCCCTGATGCTGTACAATTTCCTATGAAAGTCTTCAATAGTGGGCGTGTACTGGTCGTCAAACCTCTCGTTCAGAAACCGAGAGATGATGGCTGTCTTCCCAACTTTAGTGGAGCCCAGAATCACCATCCTGTGGCAGTTCTTGGCCGGTATGTCGAACTCATTCTCGGATGGTGACATTTTCTTAATCATACTTGCAGCAGCAGGTCGATGGCGGTGTAGCAAGAGATGGTTTAAAATCCTTTCAGCGATGTGAGGGGtctaacctctctctctctgtgtgtctctctgaaTCCAGAGGAGAGCAGGCTGGGAATTTATGGGGGATGTTTGCCGCGCCTCCCCAATGCGTCATGCGTCACGCTACAGATTGGGGAGCTGGAGCAAGACCCAGAGAAATTACATTGTTACTATGGCTGTTTTTGTGCGTCAGCCCTGTCCACCCCTCATGAACAGAAAACGGGAAAGATATGAGCTTGTTTTCAGATTGTAATAATTGTTCAAATATTTTCACGAGTAACTACCAAAAATGAACTGTCTTTGAAATGGCGATAATGTCAT
This genomic interval from Siniperca chuatsi isolate FFG_IHB_CAS linkage group LG21, ASM2008510v1, whole genome shotgun sequence contains the following:
- the LOC122869355 gene encoding dexamethasone-induced Ras-related protein 1-like, which produces MIKKMSPSENEFDIPAKNCHRMVILGSTKVGKTAIISRFLNERFDDQYTPTIEDFHRKLYSIRGDVYQLDILDTSGNHPFPAMRRLSILTGDVFILVFSLDNRDSFQEVQRLKRQIYETKSCLRNKTKENVDVPLVICGNKCDRDFYREVQEDEIEQLVGGDEHCAYFEISAKKNTNVDQMFQTLFNMAKLPNEMSPDRHCKVSLQYCEVLHRKSFRNKKCKDGNAYGIVAPFARRPSVHSDLMYIKEKAVGGSQTKEKGCVIC